Proteins from one Mobula birostris isolate sMobBir1 chromosome 10, sMobBir1.hap1, whole genome shotgun sequence genomic window:
- the LOC140203983 gene encoding uncharacterized protein gives MRPQRESGERLFCCSECGKGFTQSSNLLRHQRVHNRERPFTCSECGKGFTHSSSLVIHQSVHTGERPFICSECGKGFAIFSYLRKHQRVHSGERPFTCSKCGRQFSQSAHLKRHQQVHTGEKPFTCSECGKGFTRSSNLMTHQLVHTGERPFTCSECGKGFTQSSHLLTHERIHTGERPFTCSECGKGFNRSSDLLIHQNIHTGERQFTCSECGKGFTRSSSLLRHQQIHTGERLLFICSECGKSFTRSSTLAMHQRVHTQEKNLLTII, from the coding sequence ATGAGACCCCAGCGAGAATCTGGGGAGAGGTTATTCTGCTGCtcggagtgtgggaagggattcacccagTCGTCCAACCTGCTGAGGCACCAGAGGGTCCACAacagggagaggccgttcacctgctcagaatgtgggaagggattcacccacTCCTCCAGCCTGGTGATTCACCAAAGcgtccacactggggagaggccgttcatttgctccgagtgtgggaagggattcgccaTATTCTCTTACCTTCGCaagcaccagcgagttcacagtggggagaggccgttcacctgctccaagTGCGGGAGGCAGTTCTCCcagtcagctcacctgaagagaCATCAGCAAGTCCACAcgggggagaaaccattcacctgctctgaatgcgggaagggattcacccggtcctccaacctgatgacccACCAACtggttcacaccggagagaggccgttcacctgctccgagtgcgggaagggattcactcagtcgtccCATCTGCTGACGCACGAGCGAATTCATACCGGGGAGAGGCCCTTCACCTGCtccgagtgtgggaaggggttcaaTCGATCGTCTGACCTCCTGATACATCAGAatattcacaccggggagaggcagttcacctgctccgagtgtgggaagggattcactcgctcatcCAGCCTGTTGCGACACCAGcagattcacactggggagaggctgctcTTCATCTGCTCTGAGTGTGGGAAGTcgttcactcggtcatccactcTCGCcatgcaccagcgagttcacacccaGGAGAAAAATTTATTAACTATAATTTAA